The proteins below are encoded in one region of Streptomyces spinoverrucosus:
- a CDS encoding L-rhamnose mutarotase encodes MKRVAQVIHVVPEKVDEYRDLHRRVPGPVLDRLRRSHIANYSIHLLGDRLFAYFEYHGDDLAADLAAIAEDPATQRWWQLTAPCQRPVDEARPGEWWADMEQVFLME; translated from the coding sequence ATGAAGCGGGTCGCCCAGGTCATCCACGTCGTCCCCGAGAAGGTGGACGAGTACCGGGACCTGCACCGGCGCGTCCCCGGGCCGGTCCTCGACCGGCTGCGCCGCTCGCACATCGCCAACTACTCGATCCACCTCCTCGGCGACCGGCTCTTCGCCTACTTCGAGTACCACGGCGACGACCTCGCGGCCGACCTCGCCGCGATCGCCGAGGACCCCGCCACCCAGCGATGGTGGCAGCTCACCGCCCCCTGCCAGCGGCCCGTCGACGAAGCCCGGCCCGGTGAGTGGTGGGCCGACATGGAACAGGTCTTCCTCATGGAGTAG